The following coding sequences lie in one Oncorhynchus kisutch isolate 150728-3 linkage group LG3, Okis_V2, whole genome shotgun sequence genomic window:
- the LOC116360617 gene encoding uncharacterized protein DDB_G0271670-like, giving the protein ITSSSTSSFTSSSSSSSSSTSSSPSSSISSSSSTSSSTSSSSSSTSSSSSTSSSTSSSSSSTSSSSTSSTSSSSTSSSSSSSSSTSSSSTSSSSSSTTSSSSSTSSSTSSSTSSSTSSPSSSSSSSTSSSSTSSSISSSSSSTSSSSTSSSTSSSSSSSSTSSSSTSSSTSPSSSSTSSSSSTSSPTSSSSTSSSSSTSSSTSSSSSTSSSSSSSTSSTSSSPSPTSSSSSTSSSSSTSSSSSTSSSSSPTSSSSSTSSTSSSSPTSSSSSSTSSSSSSSSTSSPTSSSSSTSSPTSSSSSTFSSTSSSSSTSSSSSTSSTSSSTSSSSSLSNPSSTSTSTSLSTSSSSTSSSSSYISSSASSTSSSSTSSSSTSFSSITDH; this is encoded by the coding sequence AttacctcctcttccacctcctcgttcacctcctcctcctcctcctcctcctcgtccacttcctcctccccctcctcgtccatctcctcctcctcatccacctcctcgtccacatcctcctcctcctcgtccacctcatcctcctcatccacctcctcgtccacctcctcctcctcctcatccacctcctcctcctccacctcctccacctcctcctcctccacctcctcctcctcctcctcctcctcgtccaccTCCTCCTcgtctacctcctcctcctcctcctcgaccacctcctcctcctcatccacctcctCGTCCACCTCCTCGTCCACCTCCTCGTCCACCTCctcgccctcctcctcctcctcctcatccacctcctcctcatccacctcctcgtccatctcctcctcctcctcgtccaccTCCTCCTCGTCCACCTCCtcgtccacctcctcctcctcctcctcctcgtccacctcctcctcatccacctcctcgtctacctccccctcctcctcgtccacctcctcctcctcatccacctcctCGCCCACCTCCTCCtcgtccacctcctcctcctcatccacctcctcgtccacctcctcctcctcgtccacctcctcctcctcctcctcgtccacctcctccacctcctcctccccctcgcccacctcctcctcctcgtccacctcctcctcctcatccacctcctcctcctcgtccacctcctcctcctcctcgcccacctcctcctcctcgtccacctcgtccacctcctcctcctcgcccacctcctcctcctcctcgtctacctcctcctcctcctcctcctcatccacctcctcgcccacctcctcctcctcatccacctcctcacccacctcctcctcctcatccaccttctcatccacctcctcctcctcctccacctcctcctcctcgtccacctcctccacctcctcctccacctcctcctcctcctccttgtccaACCCCTcgtccacctccacctccacctccttgtCCACCTCCTCCTcgtccacttcctcctcctcctcgtacATCTCCTCCTCCGCCTCGTCCACCTCCTCCTcgtccacttcctcctcctccacttccttctCGTCAATAACTGACCATTAA